The following coding sequences are from one Triticum dicoccoides isolate Atlit2015 ecotype Zavitan chromosome 4A, WEW_v2.0, whole genome shotgun sequence window:
- the LOC119284960 gene encoding sprT-like domain-containing protein Spartan, translated as MVGSDPEPDIAELFCHYNALYFQDSLGACAVSWAEEPLPYGDTSGCEYYPGGGGCIVLLSKSLYEHHTYSDLKNVLLHEMIHAYVCIKDNNTNHSNHGANFQKLMNTINSSSLPDHHRPVGGYNIIILHDIRKKCYQYECDGCGDFVRSTKIRGPSHDDYIERMGANSSCPNLACRWHRHKKRCSGSYYRVGKSPPGCVELGGSIASGEETLDERKAARSASGSWHAKHTSNKSGTSNKHELEDASAEFLHPTDDAINKSGLGSSSGDRCNKKIKLSKDVRFGNLTSKTVQQAPKRPRTDTAKRNQECSRQKKRKTSKWDRSYSIIVDRLNYYCVDDSDEDEVPLINKRTEMRKRQRLLKNSQATESNDCRKDVCFGSCSQGSGDKNISESAPAFQVEEQSLPDHLVL; from the exons ATGGTGGGCTCGGATCCGGAGCCTGACATCGCCGAGCTCTTCTGCCACTACAACGCCCTCTACTTCCAGGACTCCCTCGGCGCGTGCGCCGTCTCCTGGGCGGAGGAGCCACTCCCCTACGG TGATACAAGTGGCTGTGAGTATTATCCTGGCGGTGGTGGCTGTATTGTACTTCTTTCGAAGTCATTGTATGAACATCACACATACTCCGATCTGAAGAATGTTTTGCTCCATGAGATGATTCATGCCTATGTGTGCATCAAAGATAATAACACTAACCATAG TAACCATGGTGCAAACTTTCAGAAGTTAATGAATACAATCAATTCCAGCTCTTTACCAGATCATCAT CGTCCTGTTGGTGGCTACAACATAATTATACTCCATGATATCAGAAAGAAATGTTATCAATACGAA TGTGATGGCTGTGGAGATTTTGTTAGATCAACCAAGATCAGAGGACCTTCACATGATGACTACATTGAGAGAATGGGTGCTAATTCCTCATGCCCGAATTTAGCTTGTCGGTGGCATAG GCACAAGAAGCGATGCTCTGGTAGCTATTATAGAGTTGGAAAATCACCACCAGGCTGTGTAGAACTAGGGGGTTCTATAG CTTCAGGTGAAGAAACACTTGATGAACGCAAGGCTGCCAGATCAGCCAGTGGAAGTTGGCATGCCAAACATACATCAAATAAGTCGGGGACAAGCAATAAACATGAGCTGGAAGATGCATCAGCTGAGTTCCTTCATCCTACTGATGACGCAATTAACAAATCAGGTCTGGGCTCCTCTTCGGGGGACAGGTGTAATAAGAAAATCAAATTATCCAAGGACGTTCGCTTTGGCAACCTGACAAGCAAAACTGTTCAGCAAGCACCAAAGCGACCAAGAACAGATACAGCAAAAAGGAACCAAGAGTGCAGCagacaaaagaaaaggaaaactagCAAGTGGGATAGATCCTATTCGATAATAGTTGATCGGTTGAATTATTACTGTGTTGATGATTCGGATGAAGATGAGGTACCTTTGATCAATAAAAGAACCGAAATGAGAAAACGACAAAGGTTACTGAAAAATTCTCAGGCAACAGAATCAAACGATTGTAGAAAGGATGTGTGTTTTGGTTCTTGTTCTCAAGGCTCAGGGGACAAGAACATATCTGAAAGTGCGCCTGCTTTTCAAGTTGAAGAACAGTCGTTACCAGATCATCTCGTGCTGTAG